TACATCGACCCGAACCGGACGCTGGACGACCTGGACCCCGAGCTGCTGGTGTCGCCGTGGCCGACGCTGCTGTCGCCGGGCGAGAAGACGCGGCTGGGCTACGGCCTGATCTGGCGTCGGCTGGACGCGACCACGCCGATCTACGACCGCCTGCTGACCGTAGCCGAGGTACAGCGCCGGATCGACGCCTACTACCGGCCGTACCACGCCGCGCTGTCCGAGGCGGTGGAGGCGGCGCACCGGCGCTTTGGCGCGGTCTGGCACCTGAACCTGCACTCGATGCCGAACAACGCCTACGCGCGGCTCAAGATCGACAGCCCGCATCCGCTGGCGGACTTCGTGCTGGGCGACCGGGACGGTACCACCTGCGAGCCGGGGCTGGTCGATGTGGTCGAGACCGGGCTGAAGGCCATGGGCTACACGGTGGCGCGCAACGACCCGTACAAGGGTGTGCAACTGATTGCCCAGATGGGCCGTCCGGCCGAGCGGCGCAACAGCCTGCAGATCGAGATCCGCCGGCCGCTTTATATGGACGAGGCGACCAAGGTGCCGAATGCCGATTTCGCTGCGCTGCAGCGTGACCTGGCTACGCTTTCCGGCCAGCTCGCCGCCTATATCCGCGCGCAGCTTTAACGAGACGTTTCACGTGAAACATCGACGGTAGGGCAGGGCCCCGTGCAAACGGGGCCTTGTTGTTTCCGGAT
This sequence is a window from Cupriavidus pauculus. Protein-coding genes within it:
- a CDS encoding N-formylglutamate amidohydrolase, yielding MIEAQAVQGDAPAGPFTLALPQADALPLVCDSPHSGTHYPLDFGAAVPLERLRGGEDTHIDTLWSAIPQVGGTLIGATFPRVYIDPNRTLDDLDPELLVSPWPTLLSPGEKTRLGYGLIWRRLDATTPIYDRLLTVAEVQRRIDAYYRPYHAALSEAVEAAHRRFGAVWHLNLHSMPNNAYARLKIDSPHPLADFVLGDRDGTTCEPGLVDVVETGLKAMGYTVARNDPYKGVQLIAQMGRPAERRNSLQIEIRRPLYMDEATKVPNADFAALQRDLATLSGQLAAYIRAQL